Within Deinococcus sp. YIM 134068, the genomic segment CCCCACTCCCAGACCGACGACCGAGGTACGGGTGGTCTACGGCTACGTGCGGGTGGGGGCGCGGGACACGCTCGTCACGCTCGCCCGCAAGTACCACACGACCCGCGCGGCCCTCGCCCGGCTCAACGGCCTGGGGGCGCGCGGCTTCGTGTACACCGGGCAACGTATCCTCGTGCCGCGCCGGGTGCCCGTGCCCATCCCGCCCCGGCCCACGGCCCAGCCCGTGTGGGTGGGCCGGTCGGCACCGCTGAACATCCCCGTGCGGGTGCTGCGAGTGGACCTGCGGCACCGGGACGTTCTGGTCGCGCCCGTGCTGCCCACGGCGGGCCTGAGCGCGGGGGCGCGGGTGGGCACGCTGGCGCGCACGAGCGGGGCGCGGGCGGTCGTGAACGGGAGCTACTTCCACCCACGCTCCTACGTGCCCGCCGGGGACCTCGTGATGCAGGGGCGGCTGCTGTCGTGGGGCCGCATTCCCGCCGCGCTCGCCATCACGCCCGACAACCGCGCGACGATCACGACGAGTACCATCCCCCTCCTCGGGCGGCCCCTGGAGGCGAGCTGGCGCGGCATGGAGACCGTCATCGCCACCGGCCCGCGCATCCTGCGCTCGGGATCGGTCGTCACCCGGTACGCGGGCGTCTTCCGCGACCCCGCCCTCTTTGGCCGCGCCGCCCGGAGCGCCGTGGGACTGCGGAGCAACCGCGACCTCGTGTTCGTCACCACCCACGCGCGGCTCACGACCACCGAGATGGGCAAGGTTATGGCCCGCCTCGGGGCGCGGGACGCCCTCCTGCTCGACGGCGGCAGCAGCGCGGGCCTCGCGTGGAACGGTCAGGCCCTGCTGGACAGCGTGCGGAAGGTCTCGTATGGCATCGGGATTTTCACGGACTACACGGGGCGGCGGTACGCGAGGTAGGGAGGCGGCCAGCTTCCAGCGGCCAGCCGTCAGCAAGGGGAAAAGACGGGGAGGCGTCGGCCTGAGCATCGGCGAGCGCCCTCGGCTGGAAGCTGGCAGCTGGCCGCTGACCGCCCCTCTGCCCTACCATGCCGGGATGATCTTCCCCTGGAGCAACCTATGAAGCCTGAGCAGGTGCAGGCACAACTGACGCGGGTGCTCAGCGAGGCCATCGCCGGGCTGCGTGACCCGCGCGTCCCCCTCATCGTCACGGTGGAACGGGTGACGGTGACGGCGGACTACGGGCTGGCGCGGGTGTACGTGAGCGCGATGGGCGCGGATATGCCCGCCCTCCTCGACGCGCTGACGCGGGCGCGCGGGCACCTCCAGCGCGAGGTCGCCGCGCAGGTGCGGATGCGCCGCACGCCGACGCTGGAGTTCCGTGCAGCGGGAGACCTGCCCCTGTGACGGTTCTCGAATCCCGTTCCGAGGTGCGCGTGCGCTACGCCGAGACGGACGCGATGGGAGTGGCCCACCACGCCAACTACCCGGTGTGGTTCGAGGTGGGCCGCACCGACCTGATGCGCCAGCTCGGCCTCCCCTACACCGAGGTCGAGGCGCGCGGCTACTACCTGATGCTCTCTGGCCTGAGCGTGGAATACCGCCGCGCCGCCCGCTACGACGACCATTTGATGTTGACCACCCGCGTGGGTCAGGTCCGCTCCCGCACCCTGACCTTCACCTACGAATTGCGGCGCGGGGATGAACTGGTGGCGACGGGCGAGACGCGCCACATCGCCAC encodes:
- a CDS encoding LysM peptidoglycan-binding domain-containing protein, which produces MLRRPILLSLLLGPLLWGPEAHAATKTVTVRKGDTLYSIARKGGVSVARLKALNGLRSNNIRPGQKLRLSANVPAASRATPAKPAPAKPTAVKPAPVKPSSVKPVTVRAIPARPLTSRATGYAVYTVRRGDNLNRIAARAGVSVAALRAANKLSGTLIKPGQRLRVPPRGTVTVAKAKTPTPAPVRRPTPRPTTEVRVVYGYVRVGARDTLVTLARKYHTTRAALARLNGLGARGFVYTGQRILVPRRVPVPIPPRPTAQPVWVGRSAPLNIPVRVLRVDLRHRDVLVAPVLPTAGLSAGARVGTLARTSGARAVVNGSYFHPRSYVPAGDLVMQGRLLSWGRIPAALAITPDNRATITTSTIPLLGRPLEASWRGMETVIATGPRILRSGSVVTRYAGVFRDPALFGRAARSAVGLRSNRDLVFVTTHARLTTTEMGKVMARLGARDALLLDGGSSAGLAWNGQALLDSVRKVSYGIGIFTDYTGRRYAR
- a CDS encoding ribosome-binding factor A, which codes for MKPEQVQAQLTRVLSEAIAGLRDPRVPLIVTVERVTVTADYGLARVYVSAMGADMPALLDALTRARGHLQREVAAQVRMRRTPTLEFRAAGDLPL
- a CDS encoding acyl-CoA thioesterase, producing the protein MTVLESRSEVRVRYAETDAMGVAHHANYPVWFEVGRTDLMRQLGLPYTEVEARGYYLMLSGLSVEYRRAARYDDHLMLTTRVGQVRSRTLTFTYELRRGDELVATGETRHIATDKNYRPARLPGDVMEALTGGADG